In Flavivirga abyssicola, the following are encoded in one genomic region:
- a CDS encoding cadherin repeat domain-containing protein produces MKNIKQFLFLFSFIFIAACSSDDDNGPEITVGTGDFNFAITDDKNVGDIVGQVTATTSSGVVTFTIASQSVAAFNINPTTGDLAVANANLIDANINPVINVVVNAMNGEVVAQSNVTVTLTSAIVDEDGDGVLSDVDENDNDPCTPAQNIGYTGYDSSNAFWASADCDSDGTKNGEEVTNNTDPYDETSGAACDSTVDTSVWSDISLRMTFATAFFTQNFTKQASSGDVVVGCGIISIRKPFMLPACTDTSLERNLTLALTPDSEGATTGTIALSNYDACDQAEEDGFTVVSGTYDETTKEIVVNFSIKDGAGPGFDLNGTYTVVPF; encoded by the coding sequence ATGAAAAACATTAAACAATTCTTATTTCTTTTCTCCTTTATTTTTATTGCTGCTTGCAGTAGTGATGATGATAATGGCCCTGAAATAACTGTAGGTACTGGAGACTTTAATTTTGCTATAACAGATGACAAAAATGTTGGAGATATTGTAGGACAAGTTACTGCCACAACTAGTTCTGGTGTAGTAACATTTACAATTGCATCACAAAGTGTTGCCGCTTTTAACATAAATCCGACTACAGGGGATTTAGCTGTTGCAAATGCCAATTTAATAGATGCTAATATAAACCCAGTAATAAATGTTGTGGTCAATGCTATGAACGGTGAAGTTGTAGCACAATCTAACGTTACTGTCACTTTAACATCGGCGATAGTTGACGAAGATGGAGATGGCGTATTATCTGATGTTGATGAAAATGATAATGATCCTTGTACTCCAGCTCAAAACATAGGTTATACAGGCTATGATAGTAGTAATGCTTTTTGGGCTTCAGCAGATTGTGATTCTGATGGTACAAAAAATGGAGAGGAAGTCACTAATAATACAGATCCATATGATGAAACCTCAGGTGCAGCATGTGACTCTACTGTTGATACCAGTGTTTGGAGTGATATAAGTTTAAGAATGACATTTGCAACTGCTTTTTTCACCCAAAATTTTACTAAACAAGCATCTAGTGGAGATGTTGTTGTTGGATGTGGTATAATTTCAATTAGAAAACCTTTTATGCTTCCCGCCTGTACTGATACTAGCCTTGAAAGAAATTTAACTTTGGCTTTAACTCCTGATTCAGAAGGAGCAACAACAGGTACTATAGCCCTTTCTAATTATGACGCTTGTGATCAAGCAGAAGAAGATGGATTCACGGTGGTATCAGGGACTTACGATGAAACCACAAAAGAAATTGTGGTTAATTTTTCAATTAAAGATGGTGCAGGTCCTGGATTTGATCTTAACGGAACCTATACAGTTGTACCATTTTAA
- a CDS encoding SusC/RagA family TonB-linked outer membrane protein, with translation MKIISNTISFLKRKNYKDFIVRISIFLICFTALGLSPKNTLSQNKIVIDRDMTISVDELFTIIIKQADYNFIYEEGLFDNLPKIELKKGTIGLNTLLNKTLSEYKNLALVVTKNNSILIKKRESLQEKLIKGKVTDSNGVPLVGVTVLIKGTVKGTTTDYSGEFTIRVPDNQSVLVFSYLGFKKQETLVGEKEIISITLEEEISELKSVVINAGYYNTTERESTGSISKVEAKDIEKQPVNNFLSAIPGQVTGVIVTPNSGLNGGGYDITIRGRNSIGNSLASGLPDRPGNSQPLYIINGVPYDGSSLSSTTVNFSGTGNISPLNTLNPADIESLEILKDADATAIYGARGANGVVLITTKKGTAGKTTIGVTLSSTVSTVPEFIKLMNRAQYLEFRAELFNNSGISPTNRNNPDHNEFNGLWDQNRETDWQKVLAGNSAIRRNAQISISGGSERTQFLFSSALVNETTVFPGDFNYNRLSFQSNINHKSKDNRFSFNLSTNYGIDDNDRPADGLYLAALQLSPVAPALYDEDGNLNWQRVNGISTFRNPIASIEKIFQSETKNLVANASISYKITDNLEIKTNLGYTDVRFEEFQANPRTRTSDPLLFGGVSDRSRFSELLINNSDRTSWIAEPQINYNFSAGKLKIQFLTGATFQSRYSRTDTETRTGFATDRLILDRSAAFTVTPGFFFEEIDRISSIYSRLNFNYQGKYILNLTGRRDGSTRFGKNNRFGNFGAIGAAWVFSKESLIRDKQSIISFGKIRASYGLTGSDNISTNQYAPFYVSGGLNNTYNNIAGTQLRNIGNPDLQWETNTKLEVAIDIGLFNDNIFLTAAWYRNRSGNQLVSIPQPINTGFARFPANLEGALVENTGLEIGLRTVNINTKKFKWTTNFNFTRARNELVRFDDLAISPFRDILTVGQPLSSQRAYKFIEVNPTTGEYIFEDSNNDGRINSRDVVAGNTFVDFSPDFFGGVTNNITYKNWQLNFLLQYSKQEGPSFYGLRTGAMARPLNLPVEFLNRWRQPGNTNTSVQRLDTEFDLLNTAITLSDENVEDASFVRLRTASLTYNLPKDVLKDVRASFFIQGQNLFVISNYFAPDPEIGPGSLPSLRQISLGVNLTF, from the coding sequence ATGAAAATCATTTCTAATACTATTTCTTTTTTAAAAAGAAAGAATTATAAAGATTTTATTGTGAGGATTTCTATATTTCTTATATGCTTTACCGCTTTAGGTTTATCACCAAAAAACACCTTATCTCAAAATAAGATAGTAATAGATCGTGATATGACCATTAGTGTAGATGAATTGTTCACTATTATCATTAAACAAGCTGATTACAATTTTATTTATGAAGAAGGTTTATTTGACAACTTACCAAAAATAGAGCTCAAAAAAGGTACTATTGGACTAAATACACTTCTAAATAAAACCTTATCTGAATATAAAAACTTGGCACTAGTTGTCACAAAAAACAACTCCATTTTAATTAAGAAAAGGGAGAGTCTTCAAGAAAAGCTCATCAAAGGAAAAGTTACTGATAGCAATGGTGTTCCTTTAGTGGGAGTTACCGTGCTCATTAAGGGAACGGTAAAAGGAACCACAACAGATTACAGTGGCGAATTCACTATTCGTGTTCCAGATAACCAAAGTGTATTAGTATTTTCCTATTTGGGTTTTAAGAAACAAGAAACTCTAGTGGGAGAAAAAGAGATAATTTCTATTACTCTGGAAGAAGAAATTAGTGAGTTAAAAAGTGTTGTTATCAACGCAGGTTATTACAATACAACAGAAAGAGAAAGTACAGGTAGCATTTCTAAGGTAGAAGCAAAAGATATCGAAAAACAGCCTGTAAATAATTTTTTATCGGCTATTCCGGGTCAAGTTACCGGGGTTATTGTTACGCCTAATTCAGGTTTAAATGGTGGTGGTTACGATATTACCATTCGAGGAAGAAATTCTATAGGAAACTCCCTAGCAAGTGGTCTTCCTGACCGCCCAGGAAATTCTCAACCACTATATATAATTAACGGTGTTCCTTATGATGGCAGTTCACTTTCTTCAACTACTGTTAATTTTTCTGGAACAGGTAATATAAGTCCTTTAAACACTCTTAATCCTGCAGATATAGAAAGTTTAGAAATTTTAAAAGATGCCGATGCAACAGCTATATATGGAGCCCGTGGGGCTAATGGAGTGGTATTAATCACCACAAAAAAAGGAACTGCTGGTAAAACAACAATTGGTGTAACTCTTAGCTCCACTGTAAGTACAGTTCCTGAATTTATTAAATTAATGAATAGAGCACAATATTTAGAGTTTAGAGCAGAGCTTTTCAACAATTCGGGTATTTCACCTACAAATCGGAATAATCCAGATCATAATGAATTTAATGGTTTATGGGATCAAAATAGAGAAACCGATTGGCAGAAAGTTTTAGCTGGTAATAGTGCCATCAGAAGAAATGCACAAATATCCATCTCTGGAGGAAGTGAGCGTACACAGTTTTTATTTAGTAGTGCCTTAGTTAATGAGACTACAGTCTTTCCAGGAGATTTTAACTATAATAGATTATCCTTCCAAAGTAATATCAATCATAAATCTAAAGATAATCGTTTTAGTTTCAACCTATCTACTAATTACGGTATAGATGATAATGACAGACCTGCTGATGGATTGTATCTTGCTGCACTTCAATTATCACCTGTTGCTCCTGCATTATATGATGAAGACGGTAATTTAAACTGGCAAAGAGTAAACGGAATTTCCACCTTTAGAAATCCAATTGCATCTATCGAAAAGATATTTCAAAGTGAGACTAAAAACCTAGTAGCAAATGCATCTATATCTTATAAAATAACTGATAATTTAGAAATTAAAACAAATTTAGGATATACAGATGTGAGGTTTGAAGAGTTTCAGGCAAATCCGAGAACAAGAACATCAGACCCTTTATTATTTGGTGGTGTTAGCGATCGTTCAAGGTTTTCGGAACTATTAATTAATAATTCAGATAGAACATCTTGGATAGCAGAACCTCAAATTAATTATAATTTTTCCGCTGGAAAACTCAAGATTCAGTTTTTAACAGGAGCTACATTTCAGTCTAGATATAGTCGTACCGACACCGAAACAAGAACTGGTTTTGCTACAGACAGGTTAATACTAGATCGTTCAGCAGCTTTTACAGTAACACCTGGATTTTTCTTTGAAGAAATAGATAGAATTTCATCTATTTATAGTAGACTAAATTTTAATTATCAAGGTAAATATATATTAAACCTTACAGGAAGAAGAGACGGTTCTACTCGTTTTGGTAAAAATAACAGATTCGGAAACTTTGGAGCCATTGGAGCTGCTTGGGTATTTTCTAAAGAATCATTAATAAGAGATAAACAAAGTATTATAAGTTTTGGAAAAATTCGTGCTAGTTATGGTCTTACTGGTAGTGATAATATTTCCACTAACCAGTACGCCCCTTTTTATGTTAGTGGTGGGCTAAATAATACATATAATAATATTGCTGGTACACAATTAAGAAACATTGGCAATCCAGACCTACAATGGGAAACAAACACAAAACTAGAAGTAGCCATAGATATAGGGTTATTTAACGACAATATCTTTTTAACCGCAGCTTGGTATCGTAATCGATCTGGTAATCAATTGGTAAGTATCCCACAACCAATAAATACAGGATTTGCAAGATTCCCAGCCAATTTGGAAGGAGCACTCGTAGAGAACACAGGATTAGAAATAGGCTTGAGAACAGTTAATATAAACACAAAAAAATTTAAATGGACAACCAATTTTAATTTTACAAGAGCCAGAAATGAACTCGTAAGGTTTGATGACCTAGCTATTAGCCCTTTCAGAGATATATTAACTGTAGGGCAACCCCTTAGTAGTCAGAGAGCCTATAAATTTATAGAAGTAAACCCAACTACTGGTGAATATATTTTTGAAGATTCTAATAACGATGGTAGAATAAACTCTAGAGATGTTGTAGCTGGTAATACTTTTGTTGATTTTTCGCCAGATTTTTTTGGAGGTGTAACCAATAATATAACCTATAAAAATTGGCAACTAAACTTCTTACTACAATACAGTAAACAAGAAGGCCCTAGCTTTTACGGACTCAGAACAGGGGCTATGGCTAGGCCATTAAATCTGCCTGTAGAATTTCTTAATCGTTGGAGACAACCAGGAAACACTAATACATCTGTTCAAAGACTTGACACAGAATTTGATTTGTTAAATACAGCCATCACTCTAAGTGATGAAAATGTTGAAGACGCTTCTTTTGTACGCTTAAGAACAGCCTCACTTACATATAATTTACCTAAAGATGTCTTAAAAGATGTAAGGGCAAGTTTCTTTATACAAGGACAAAATTTATTTGTTATTTCAAATTATTTTGCCCCAGACCCAGAAATAGGACCAGGATCCTTGCCTTCGTTAAGACAAATATCTTTAGGAGTAAACTTAACATTTTAA
- a CDS encoding FecR family protein: MSIKRKQNIDEIEHKDNEAIYNYVTSAEDVFNIDVESEKQAFFKTIKNHQNSKFIKNPFKRYYKYIAAASIIGVSVLIYTLRGSSTADVELSPIIVNNNIQSIKDQAILTLSSGENISLESGKDYEITNLKSDGENIIYNKNIIDKKEDIAFNYLTVPRAGKFQIELSDGTKVWLNSESQLKYPVSFVKGKTRNVELVYGEAYFDVSPSTNHHGSSFKVTSSNQHVEVLGTEFNIKAYKSDPVISTTLVEGKVLVSNNVSKQRQILTPNHQTQLNIKTNEITSSKVDPYTYIAWKDGIFTFENKSLEDLIIVLSRWYDIDVIFDNKNKNITDQLSYRGAFRRNEKIEEVLSLMKASKIIRNYEIRDKTVTLK; this comes from the coding sequence ATGAGCATTAAAAGAAAGCAAAACATCGATGAAATAGAACATAAAGACAATGAGGCTATTTATAATTATGTAACTAGCGCTGAAGATGTTTTTAATATTGATGTTGAAAGTGAAAAACAAGCTTTCTTTAAAACAATAAAAAACCATCAAAACAGTAAGTTCATTAAAAATCCATTTAAACGATATTACAAGTATATAGCTGCAGCCTCTATTATAGGTGTTAGTGTTTTAATTTATACGTTAAGAGGTTCTTCAACCGCTGATGTTGAGCTATCACCAATTATTGTAAATAATAATATTCAATCAATTAAAGACCAAGCTATTTTAACATTATCATCGGGTGAGAATATATCTCTGGAGTCTGGTAAAGATTATGAAATAACCAACCTAAAAAGTGATGGAGAAAATATTATATACAATAAAAATATTATTGATAAAAAAGAAGATATTGCTTTTAATTACCTTACTGTACCAAGAGCAGGTAAATTTCAGATAGAGTTATCAGATGGTACCAAGGTATGGTTAAATTCCGAATCTCAATTAAAATACCCGGTCTCCTTTGTTAAAGGAAAAACTAGAAACGTAGAACTTGTTTATGGAGAAGCCTATTTTGATGTATCACCAAGTACAAATCACCATGGTTCTTCCTTTAAAGTAACAAGCTCAAATCAGCACGTTGAAGTATTGGGAACCGAATTTAATATAAAAGCCTATAAATCAGACCCTGTTATTTCTACCACATTGGTAGAAGGGAAAGTTTTAGTCTCAAATAATGTATCCAAACAAAGGCAAATTTTAACACCCAACCATCAAACGCAATTAAATATAAAAACTAATGAAATTACATCTTCCAAAGTAGACCCATATACATACATAGCATGGAAAGATGGAATTTTCACTTTTGAAAATAAATCTTTAGAAGATCTTATAATTGTGTTATCGCGTTGGTATGATATCGATGTTATTTTTGATAATAAAAACAAAAATATTACAGATCAATTATCCTACAGAGGTGCTTTTAGAAGAAACGAAAAAATTGAAGAAGTCTTATCTTTAATGAAAGCTAGTAAGATCATAAGAAATTATGAAATTAGAGATAAAACGGTTACTTTAAAATAA
- a CDS encoding RagB/SusD family nutrient uptake outer membrane protein yields the protein MFLNKYINNTIVIPFKLNQYSFILLSILLFSSCSTFLDEAENGNGLLDPDDIFEGKFIAETALINTYVNLRDNSLVSGKTSGSSYILGLYTDELFSFTSPFFFNELLPTDQFNVFTPWRTSYEMIFQLNFLIEGVEASNNISENDKNQLIGEALFLRSFLHHLLVEIYGDIPYVTTSNRVVNESISKTPVNEVYERLIEDLNNSKSRLELVTLPASQIRKNGRTRVDKYVVEALLARVNLYNEDWFEAATNATVLIDAFTWETDLSKIFLKDASTAIFQLRPVANLNNNTHEGRTFFIPENIASLINSVTLTEGLIDAFEPNDLRSSSWIGFRNINNNPVYFAAKYKQFEPTPSTNSFSSGTLEFSVIFRLAEQYLIRAEARARLGDIAGAQNDLNLVRTRAGLPNTVANTTDDLINAIIQERRVELFAEQGHRFFDLKRTNTANSVLSPVKPNWSDTDLLFPIFEDELVKNPNLLPQNPGY from the coding sequence ATGTTTTTAAATAAGTATATAAACAACACAATAGTAATCCCTTTTAAGTTAAACCAATATAGTTTTATTCTACTTTCTATACTGCTTTTCTCTTCTTGTTCTACTTTTTTAGATGAAGCAGAAAATGGAAATGGTTTATTAGATCCAGACGATATATTTGAAGGTAAATTTATCGCAGAAACAGCATTAATAAATACATATGTTAATTTACGTGATAACAGTTTAGTTTCTGGTAAAACTAGCGGAAGCAGTTATATTTTAGGCCTATACACTGATGAGTTATTTTCCTTTACTTCACCTTTCTTCTTCAACGAATTACTGCCTACAGATCAATTTAATGTTTTTACCCCATGGAGAACTTCTTATGAAATGATATTTCAACTTAACTTCTTAATAGAAGGTGTAGAGGCTTCTAATAATATAAGTGAGAATGATAAAAATCAACTTATTGGAGAAGCCTTATTTCTTCGTTCTTTTCTGCACCATTTATTAGTAGAGATATATGGAGATATACCCTATGTAACAACTTCAAATAGAGTAGTAAATGAATCTATTTCCAAAACTCCAGTAAATGAGGTATATGAAAGATTAATCGAAGATTTAAATAACTCTAAATCCCGTTTAGAACTAGTAACACTTCCAGCTTCTCAAATAAGAAAAAACGGGCGTACTCGTGTAGACAAATATGTAGTTGAAGCATTATTAGCCAGAGTAAACTTATATAATGAAGATTGGTTTGAAGCGGCTACAAATGCTACTGTGTTAATAGACGCTTTTACTTGGGAAACCGATTTAAGCAAGATCTTTTTAAAAGACGCTTCCACAGCTATTTTTCAGTTGAGACCCGTAGCAAATTTAAATAACAATACTCATGAAGGGCGTACGTTTTTTATACCGGAAAATATTGCAAGCCTTATAAATTCTGTAACCTTAACTGAAGGTTTAATAGATGCTTTTGAACCTAATGACCTAAGATCATCTTCATGGATAGGGTTTAGAAATATTAATAACAACCCTGTCTATTTTGCTGCCAAATACAAACAATTTGAACCCACACCTTCTACTAATTCTTTTTCCTCAGGCACATTAGAATTTTCTGTTATTTTTAGATTAGCAGAACAATATTTAATTAGAGCAGAAGCTCGAGCAAGATTGGGTGATATAGCAGGAGCACAAAACGACTTAAACTTAGTTAGAACTAGAGCAGGTTTACCTAATACAGTTGCTAATACAACTGATGATTTAATTAATGCCATCATACAAGAAAGACGGGTAGAATTATTTGCCGAACAAGGACACCGGTTTTTTGATTTAAAAAGAACTAATACGGCAAATAGCGTATTATCCCCAGTAAAACCAAATTGGAGCGATACGGATTTACTATTTCCTATTTTCGAAGATGAATTAGTTAAAAACCCTAATTTATTACCTCAAAATCCTGGATACTAA
- a CDS encoding TlpA family protein disulfide reductase, translating into MRKIIYPLITVLLLLSCNKQNPKTYVTLSGTITNQKADSIVVLDLRKGGIKTIKVNDKGEYSDTLKVEPGLHALFDGSNLKDLPFIYLKNGYHLKTTVDAENYKTSIKHKGIGEEANNYLVKVAEMENRNGFALNKKLEELFVLNNTDFEKEVMIRFQDLENLLKNTPNIDSFLIKKETTKFKKRLNYIKKLYNGKQLSSNMKGKPSPKFVNYENYAGGTNSLDDFKGKYVFIDLWATWCGPCIQQIPYLEKIEKKYHGKNIVFISISTDKLSDYDKWKKMVKEKGLTGIQLYAKGDESFKKEYGITSIPRFILIDPNGTIIDANAPKPSDNKLTQLIDGLDI; encoded by the coding sequence ATGAGAAAAATAATATACCCATTAATTACTGTTTTATTATTGCTTAGTTGTAATAAACAAAACCCCAAAACATATGTTACACTTTCAGGAACTATTACTAATCAAAAAGCTGACTCCATAGTGGTTTTAGACCTTAGAAAAGGAGGCATTAAAACTATTAAAGTAAATGACAAAGGAGAGTATTCCGATACGTTAAAAGTTGAACCTGGACTTCATGCATTATTTGATGGAAGCAATCTTAAAGATTTACCCTTCATATATTTAAAAAATGGGTATCATTTAAAAACAACTGTAGATGCAGAAAATTATAAGACATCAATTAAACATAAGGGTATAGGTGAAGAAGCAAACAATTATTTAGTAAAAGTTGCTGAAATGGAAAATCGTAACGGATTTGCTTTAAACAAGAAGTTAGAAGAATTATTTGTTTTAAATAATACCGATTTTGAAAAAGAGGTAATGATTCGTTTTCAAGATTTAGAAAACCTCTTAAAAAACACCCCCAATATAGACTCATTTCTAATAAAAAAAGAGACTACAAAATTCAAAAAAAGGTTAAATTATATTAAAAAACTTTATAATGGCAAACAATTATCTTCTAATATGAAAGGTAAACCATCGCCAAAATTTGTAAACTATGAAAATTATGCAGGCGGAACCAACTCTTTGGATGATTTTAAGGGTAAATATGTCTTTATAGATCTTTGGGCTACTTGGTGTGGTCCTTGCATACAGCAAATTCCTTATTTAGAAAAAATAGAAAAAAAATATCATGGTAAAAATATAGTTTTTATAAGTATCTCTACAGATAAACTGTCTGATTATGATAAATGGAAAAAGATGGTGAAAGAAAAAGGGCTTACTGGAATACAATTATACGCAAAAGGAGATGAGTCTTTCAAAAAAGAATACGGTATAACCAGTATACCAAGATTCATTTTAATAGACCCAAATGGAACTATTATTGATGCCAATGCTCCTAAACCTTCAGATAACAAATTAACACAATTAATTGATGGATTAGACATCTAA
- a CDS encoding M16 family metallopeptidase — MKYLFLKGFLLLLTLSVYSQGLDLKEQLPKNKKIKKGVLPNGLTYYIYSTDNKKGKADYYLIQNVGSILENEDQRGLAHFLEHMTFNGSTSFPNNEILRVLEKNGLNFGNDINATTRYDQTINYIKNLGVASKKIDLALLVLYNMAHELTLSDEDIDKERGVVKEEWRSGDYASAAKTSNLQASVTYAGSKYKDRSPIGLMSVIDNFKYETLRNFYRDWYRPDLQAIAVVGDIDIDDVEKRIIKTFSKIPKPENPKKRYEVAFKNNEQPLFILTKDKDDAISKIEFYIHKAIETDKNTIGGLRKSLLDKMLVNMLSKRFNTIIDFNSPMFSVKPNISKAGRLNNDFGIQISPKQNMQEEAFSLTMNELNRAIKFGFTPSEFEKAKTDIKNNYKTIIKDLKTKDILFITNQIKKDYLNNIVATDTHEEYEIAKNILNEVTPKELTERLRSLYTTHNRRIIVTGTIDEKNLSKKKALKIIEAAEKNNKLTPYKEKKEDIRSLMHGTTLVPGKIVKQLKNNDLDFTTYTLSNSIRVHHKYTDNDDEKIYFSAISQGGISLLDKEDLLAGKLLFKVIKKSGLGAFNAKELKEKLTGKQIRLDYALSNYQESIRCSFNKNDAKEALQMMHLTFSSPRFDVSAFKNIIEKEKTLRKKNENIIFSKVRRNVNDILYGKNNPLFQSLRIDNLESITLDKVKKVYYDRFENPADFDFIIVGKITKETLKPLLEKYLGSLSTTSRLEKFKKNEYNEWTASHIDEDVYIPMTTPQAYVDIKLKKQISFNAKETLASYILAQLLRLSYTNLLREKEGGIYGIDIGLDLIDEQKEDLNTKEANLRVNFKCNPNLVDKLVKIVYEELDRFKNGKISQENFNNIKQSFISYYTEESLKKETKKSNSSSLIEIKNFIDNGGKLEPGTSAKEKLEAMTSLTIEDVQEMTKKLLDNPKSSKIIVKPLKE, encoded by the coding sequence ATGAAATATTTATTTTTAAAAGGATTTTTATTACTACTCACTTTATCTGTGTATAGTCAAGGATTAGATTTAAAAGAACAATTACCAAAAAATAAAAAAATAAAAAAAGGCGTACTTCCAAATGGCCTTACGTATTACATATACTCTACAGATAACAAAAAAGGCAAAGCAGATTACTATTTGATACAAAACGTAGGATCAATTTTAGAAAATGAAGATCAGCGCGGTTTAGCTCATTTCTTAGAACACATGACCTTTAATGGCAGCACATCATTTCCCAATAACGAAATTTTGAGGGTTTTGGAAAAAAACGGATTAAATTTTGGCAATGATATAAATGCGACAACGAGGTATGATCAAACAATTAATTACATAAAAAATCTTGGTGTAGCATCAAAAAAAATCGATTTAGCTTTACTGGTATTATACAATATGGCCCATGAGCTAACTTTATCTGACGAAGATATTGATAAAGAAAGAGGTGTTGTTAAAGAAGAATGGCGTTCTGGAGATTATGCTTCTGCTGCTAAAACCTCTAATCTGCAGGCCTCTGTTACTTATGCAGGATCTAAATATAAAGATAGAAGCCCTATTGGGCTAATGAGCGTAATTGATAATTTTAAATATGAAACATTAAGAAACTTTTACAGGGATTGGTATCGGCCAGATTTGCAAGCCATTGCTGTTGTTGGAGATATTGATATAGATGATGTTGAGAAAAGAATTATTAAAACGTTTTCTAAAATCCCTAAACCAGAAAACCCTAAAAAACGCTACGAAGTTGCTTTTAAGAATAATGAACAACCATTATTTATTCTTACAAAAGATAAAGATGATGCCATATCTAAAATAGAGTTCTATATACATAAAGCTATTGAAACAGACAAAAATACAATAGGAGGTTTGCGCAAGAGCCTATTAGATAAGATGTTAGTAAATATGTTATCTAAGCGTTTTAATACCATTATAGACTTTAATTCTCCAATGTTTTCTGTAAAACCAAACATAAGTAAGGCTGGAAGACTAAATAACGATTTTGGTATACAAATATCACCAAAACAAAACATGCAAGAAGAAGCCTTTAGCCTTACTATGAATGAGCTAAACAGAGCAATCAAATTTGGGTTTACTCCTTCAGAATTTGAGAAAGCCAAAACAGACATCAAAAACAACTATAAAACAATAATCAAAGATTTAAAAACCAAAGACATTTTATTTATAACTAACCAAATTAAAAAAGATTATTTAAATAATATAGTGGCTACAGATACTCATGAAGAGTATGAAATAGCTAAAAATATTTTAAATGAAGTTACACCTAAAGAACTTACAGAAAGATTAAGATCGCTTTATACCACTCATAATAGAAGAATAATTGTTACAGGTACAATTGATGAAAAAAACTTATCAAAGAAAAAAGCTTTGAAAATTATAGAAGCGGCAGAAAAGAACAATAAACTCACGCCTTACAAAGAAAAAAAGGAAGACATTCGTTCTTTGATGCATGGTACAACACTAGTTCCTGGTAAAATTGTTAAACAGTTAAAAAATAACGATTTAGATTTTACAACCTATACATTAAGCAACAGCATTAGAGTACATCATAAGTATACAGATAATGACGATGAAAAAATTTATTTTTCAGCTATAAGCCAAGGTGGAATTTCATTATTAGACAAAGAAGATTTATTGGCTGGTAAGTTATTGTTTAAAGTTATAAAAAAATCAGGGTTAGGTGCTTTTAATGCCAAAGAACTAAAAGAAAAACTCACTGGTAAACAAATAAGGTTAGACTACGCTTTATCAAATTACCAAGAATCAATTCGTTGCTCTTTTAACAAAAATGATGCTAAGGAAGCTCTACAAATGATGCATCTAACATTTTCATCGCCAAGATTTGACGTCTCAGCTTTTAAAAATATTATAGAAAAGGAAAAAACATTGAGAAAGAAAAACGAAAATATTATTTTCTCAAAAGTACGCCGTAATGTAAATGATATACTATATGGTAAAAACAACCCTTTATTTCAAAGTTTACGCATAGACAATTTAGAAAGTATAACTCTAGATAAAGTAAAGAAAGTTTATTACGATAGGTTTGAAAACCCTGCAGATTTTGATTTTATAATTGTTGGTAAAATTACTAAAGAAACTCTAAAACCATTATTAGAAAAGTATCTAGGCAGTTTATCGACAACAAGTAGACTAGAAAAATTTAAAAAGAACGAATATAATGAATGGACTGCAAGTCATATAGATGAAGATGTTTATATCCCCATGACTACCCCTCAAGCTTATGTAGATATTAAGCTAAAAAAACAAATATCATTTAATGCAAAAGAAACGCTTGCTTCTTATATTTTAGCACAACTTCTTAGACTAAGCTATACAAACCTTCTTAGAGAAAAAGAAGGAGGTATTTATGGTATAGATATAGGGTTAGATCTAATAGATGAACAAAAAGAAGATCTTAATACTAAAGAAGCTAACCTTAGAGTAAACTTTAAGTGCAACCCTAACTTAGTTGATAAATTAGTAAAAATTGTTTATGAAGAATTAGACCGTTTTAAGAATGGAAAAATTTCTCAAGAAAATTTTAACAATATAAAGCAAAGCTTCATAAGTTATTATACAGAGGAATCCTTAAAAAAAGAGACCAAAAAAAGTAACTCCTCAAGTCTTATTGAAATCAAAAATTTTATAGACAATGGTGGTAAATTAGAGCCTGGAACTTCTGCAAAAGAAAAATTAGAAGCAATGACATCATTAACGATAGAAGATGTTCAAGAAATGACCAAAAAGCTTCTAGACAATCCAAAATCAAGTAAAATAATTGTAAAACCACTTAAAGAATAA